A region of Penaeus chinensis breed Huanghai No. 1 chromosome 38, ASM1920278v2, whole genome shotgun sequence DNA encodes the following proteins:
- the LOC125045820 gene encoding methanethiol oxidase-like, whose protein sequence is MSEKGPGYASPKDAMLNGPREKIVWLPCIRTGTGKPDYMATVDVDPSSPDYCKVIHRLYLPYLDDEIHHTGWNTCSSCYDDPTRVRNRLVVPALGSSRIYVLDISEHRKPKMFKILEPEVLKSMGVSNPHTTHCLPNGKVMISTMGDEHGRGKGSFATFDSVSFEPLGLWTKDSSDYGYDYWYQPTHDVLISTEWGCPLSFSKGFDPKDVAAGKYGTHLNVYSWSEQRLLQRIDLGLEGVMPLEVRFLHDPLSTQGFVGCALYANVFRFYRKEDGTWAAHKVISIPPKKVEGWALPEMPGVMTDILISLDDRFLYFSNWAHGDVRQYDITDPEHPKLVGQIFLGGSIVKGGPVKVVHDLELKEQPDPVYIQGRKLEGSPQMLQLSLDGKRLYVTDSLFSPWDRQFYPETVAKGSVMLQMDVDTVNGGLTLNKDFLVDFGKEPEGPSLAHEIRYPGGDCTSDIWLPAGSSECPHRASKCAQSQIPAKI, encoded by the exons ATGAGTGAAAAAG GACCAGGGTACGCGTCCCCGAAGGATGCCATGCTGAATGGCCCCCGGGAGAAGATCGTGTGGCTGCCGTGCATCAGGACGGGCACCGGCAAGCCCGACTACATGGCCACCGTCGACGTGGACCCTAGCTCGCCAGACTACTGCAAG GTGATCCACCGCCTGTACCTGCCGTATCTGGACGACGAGATCCACCACACGGGCTGGAACACGTGCTCTTCATGTTACGACGACCCGACGCGCGTGCGCAACCGCCTGGTCGTCCCCGCCCTCGGGTCGTCCAGAATCTACGTGCTTGACATCTCCGAGCACAGGAAACCCAAGATGTTCAAG ATCCTGGAGCCCGAGGTCCTGAAGTCAATGGGCGTGAGCAACCCTCACACCACGCACTGCCTCCCCAACGGGAAGGTCATGATCTCGACCATGGGCGACGAGCACGGCCGCGGCAAAGGCTCCTTCGCCACCTTCGACTCCGTCTCCTTCGAGCCTCTCG GACTCTGGACCAAGGACTCCTCCGACTACGGCTACGACTACTGGTACCAACCCACGCACGACGTCCTCATCTCGACGGAGTGGGGCTGCCCCTTGTCTTTCTCCAAGGGCTTTGACCCCAAGGATGTGGCCGCAG GGAAATACGGAACGCACCTGAACGTGTACTCGTGGAGTGAGCAGCGACTTCTGCAGCGTATTGACCTGGGTTTAGAGGGCGTGATGCCCCTGGAAGTGCGGTTCCTGCACGACCCACTCTCCACGCAGGGCTTCGTCGGCTGCGCCCTCTACGCCAACGTCTTCAG GTTTTACCGCAAGGAGGACGGGACTTGGGCAGCGCACAAGGTGATCAGCATTCCCCCCAAGAAAGTGGAAGGCTGGGCTTTGCCTGAAATGCCAG GTGTGATGACCGATATCCTCATCTCCCTGGACGACCGCTTCCTGTACTTCAGCAACTGGGCCCACGGGGACGTCCGCCAGTACGACATCACGGACCCCGAGCACCCGAAGCTCGTGGGCCAGATCTTCCTCGGCGGCTCCATCGTCAAGGGAGGCCCCGTCAAGGTGGTACACGACCTCGAGCTCAAG GAACAACCCGACCCAGTGTACATCCAGGGCCGTAAGCTAGAAGGAAGCCCTCAGATGCTCCAACTTTCCCTGGACGGGAAACGTCTGTATGTGActgactccctcttctctccctgggATCGGCAGTTCTACCCAGAGACCGTAGC GAAGGGGTCGGTCATGCTGCAGATGGACGTGGACACCGTCAACGGGGGTCTGACCCTCAACAAAGACTTCCTGGTAGACTTTGGGAAGGAACCCGAAGGACCTTCACTCGCCCACGAGATCAG gtaCCCCGGAGGCGACTGCACCTCGGACATCTGGCTGCCTGCGGGGTCGTCCGAGTGCCCCCACCGCGCCTCCAAGTGTGCACAGTCCCAAATACCTgcaaagatttaa